In Paraburkholderia youngii, the genomic stretch TGACCGTCGACCGTTACGCGACGCAAAAGCGTCATCCGATCGACGCACGGCACTGGCTACTATTGGCTGTCGATGCCACGCATCACAGCTGGCGCGTGAAGCGTCGGCTGCCGTAAAGCCGCGAGGCCTGCCGGCCTCGGCGGACCCATAACCGGTGTCGCGCGCGCCGCCTCCAGCGGCGCCGAAGCGACCGTCACGTCTCCTTCGGAACTCACCGATGACCGACCACGATCCTCACCTGCCACCGAAACTGGACAACCCCGATTCAATCGACAACACCAACGACGCCCCCGACGATCCCGAACGCCGGCGCGTCCTGACCGGTCTCGCGGCGGTCGGCCTCGGCCTCGCGCTGCCCGGCTGCAAAACGGGCGAGGCACTCGCGGGCAACGGCCCGCCGCGCAGCGCCGCCGACTTGCGGCTCGACGCTGCGCTGCACGATCAGGTGAAGAACATCGTGGTGATTTACGCGGAGAACCGCAGCTTCGCGAACCTGTACGGCAACTACCCGGGGGTCCAGCATCCGCTCGACGAGGTCACCGCCGAGCAGTACGTCCAGCTCGACCGCGATGGCAAGACGCCGCTGCCGCGGCTGCCGGCGATCTGGGGCGGGCTCGTGCCGCAGGCGCAGGAAGTGGACGGCAAGCGCTATATGATTGGCGAAAAGGATCTCGATCATCTGCGCAACCGGCCGTTCCAGATCGTCGATGCGCACGGCGCGCCGCTGCCGACCGGCGTGATCACCCGCGATCTGATCCATCGGTTCTATCAGAACCAGATGCAGATCAACGCGGGGCGCAACAACCAGTTCGCCGCGTGGGGCGATTCGGGCGGCCTCGTGATGGGGCACTACCGCAATTCCGCCGACTCACTGCGTCTCTGGAATCTGGCGCAGCAGCACACGCTGTGCGACAACTTCTTCATGGCCGCTTTCGGCGGTTCATGGCTGAATCACATCTTCCTGATCTCGGCGCAGGCGCCGTACTACCCGGACATCCACAACAGCCCGGCGAGGAAGATGGTGTCGGTCGTGGAAGGCGACGATCCGACCGGCACCCGTTTGAAGCTCGCGCCCAATTCGCCCGCGTCGGCGCTCGACGGTCCGCCAAAGTTCGTCAATGACGGCGCTTTCACCGCCGACGGCTACGCAGTCAACACGATGGCTCCGCCGTATCAGCCGAGCAGCGTGCGTCCGGCCGAAGGCGGCGACCCGGCATTTGCTGACCCGTCGGACCCGCGCGTGATGCCGCCGCAGAATTACGCGACGATCGGCGACCGGCTGACCGCCAGGGGCATCGACTGGGCGTGGTACAGCGGCGCATGGCAATTCGCGCTCGATCATCGCGATACGGGATCGATGCCCGACTTTCAGTATCACCATCAGCCGTTTAACTACTTCGCCAATTACGCGCCGGGCACGGCCGCGCGCCGCCGGTATCTGCGCGACGGCGGGATGGGCAACGACGCGTCGACCAATCGCCTGATCGCCGACATCGACGCGGGACGTTTGCCGACCGTCACGTTCTACAAACCGCAGGGCGACCTGAACATGCACGCGGGCTATGCCGACGTCGCCTCGGGCGACCGTCACATCGCGACGCTGATCGAGCATATTCAGCGCGGGCCACAATGGCAGAACACGGTCGTGATCGTCACCGTCGACGAGAACGGCGGTTGGTGGGACCACGTCGCGCCGCCGATCGGCGATCGTTGGGGGCCGGGTTCACGCGTTCCCGCGCTGGTGATCTCGCCGCTCGCGAAGAAGGGTTACGTCGATCACACGGTGTACGACACGAACTCAATTCTGCGTTTTATTAGTCGTGTGCATGGACTCGCTCCGCTCGATGGCGTGGTCGCGCGCGACAAGGCATTCGCCAGCAACGGACTCGCGCCGCTCGGCGATCTGACCGCTTCGCTCGATCTCGCTTGACGCCTGTCGGCTGCGTTGATTTGCCGCGCCTCGCGGTGTGCATGTGCTCATTCCAGCATGCATATCGCGTACGGCGCGCCGCTTCGAGCATGCATCGTACCTCGCCTCACGGTTTGGCGAATTATTTTTCCATTCGCAAATCATGCCTTTGTCTTGCATAAAGCGCCGCGCCGCCTAGACTGGTAAAGCCCTTCGCAAATTATGAACGGAACTGCTATGCGACTGACCATCCTGATCAACGGTTCCGATCCCACCGTAAGCCATGATTACGCTGTGCTCTGGCTCGATACTGATGAACATCGGTGGTCGAGAGAAGCGCATCAAGGGATCGACTTGCCCCCTTGGGGTGAACTGCGCGACGAGAACGGCGTGACCACGCTGTGCGCACCGAGCGCCGACGCGCCGCTCTGTACGTTGCGCGGTCTGCACGTCGATCGCAAGGAACGAGTGAGCGCCGCGCAAGGCGCCGCAGCATGGACCGCGCTGCGAACCCGCAAGGCGACTAGCGGCTTCTGGCGTTTGCAGGCGGTGGATCGTCAAAAAACTCGCGCTGAAAACAGCGTGTTCGGTAATTAATCTCCGGCGCGCTTCGCCGCGCTGCCTCTTTTCCGGTCGAAACTTCCGGCTCGTTCCGCGAGCACTGCTCGAGCGCGTAAATCTGTTCGTGCGCAAACGAACATAACGTACCGCGAGAACGCAGGTCTTAAGACCTTCTTAAGATTGCGTGAGTAGAGTCGGAAGTCCACGCATTCGGGTCGCTGCAAAGCGGCCCACTTTTTTGTGCGGCGCACGCCGCCTCTTCTGTTTCCCATCCCCTTTCTTTGATTCGCATGGTGCGGTCGCTCGATGCGGGCCGCGACGCTATACTTGCGTCCCCTTTCATCGAACCACCGACACATGAAGAAGTGGCTTGCCTGTCTGTTCCTCGCCGTCGCCGCCCATGCGGGCGCGGCGCCCTCCTGCACCAGTTTCACGCCGAATGCGCAATGGCCCGTCCTCACCAATCAGAAGATGGCGCCCAAAACGCGCATGCTTTGCTATAGCGATTTCGCGGTGCTGCATTCGGGTATCACGCACGGTCCGCTGTGGTCGGCCGAGCATCTGACACGCGAGCACATCGAAGAAGCGAAGGACATGGTGCGTACCAACAAGTTCTTCGAAGACGCGCGTCTGCCCGAAGGCGAAGGCGCGACCCTCGCCGACTACAAACGCAGCGGCTTCGATCGCGGCCATATGAGTCCGGCGGGCAATCGCTGGAACAATGAGGCGATGGCGCAATCGTTCTCGCTCGCGAACGTCGTGCCGCAAGACCGTCAGAACAACCAACGATTGTGGGCACGCATCGAAACCGCGGTGCGCAAGATCGCACTAGCCTACGACGACACGTACGTCGTCACCGGACCGCTGTTCACCGGACAGCAATTGCAGACGATCGGACCGACGCGCGTGTTCGTGCCGACCCAGTTGTACAAGGTCGTCTATGTGCCGTCGCGTCAACTGGCTTTCGCAGTCGTGGTTGACAATGTAGCGACCAACCGCTACGACATGCGCACGATTCACGAGCTCGAAGCAATGTCGGGCATCCGCTTTCCGGGCATTCCGGATAACCTGAAGGACCAGCGGCCAGGAGGACTAAAAGGTGTTTAAGCCCTATTCGAACGATGACGACGTGCTCAACATTCAGGGCGATGCGCTCACGCTCAGCAACGGCACGACGCGTGTCGTGCTGAACGGCACGCTCGAATTGACGCGCGACCAACGCGGCCTGAAGGCGGCGCTCGCGCTGAAGGAAGCGCTCGATGCAATCGTCGCGAGTCTTCAGGCGCAGAAGGATTTGCCGGCGAAGGTGCAGGACGAGCCGGATGCCAAGCCGGGTGTCGTGCAGAACCCGTTTGAATAACCGGACCCGTCGGCGTTGCATTTGCGCAACCTCGCAGCCCGCAAGTTTTACTGATGTCGGTCACGCAAACCTTTGCGTGACCACTCGTTTTCTAATCTCGCGCCAATCGAGCGGATCGCCTCCGCTCTGTCACATAAAGTACATGGAGAAACCTTAGCGTGCGAGGTTTCCTCATACATCGACTGGCGTCGCCATGCATCCAGCGTTCTCGAGATTTCGCCGTTCTTCCGCACAGGGGAATCCGCGCACAGCCGGAGACTTGTGCCACGAAGTTCCATCCGTAGACGTTGAAGACCCCAACTCCGTGGTCATGGAGATCTTCTCGGCGCGCCGCGACATGCAGAGCCTCGCTGTCATCAATGAGCACCGTCCCATCGGCCTGATCAACCGCGACATCTTCATGTCGCAGATGAGCAAGCCGTTCCATCGCGAGCTTTACGACAAGAAGAGTTGCATCGCGTTCATGGACAAGGACCCGCTCATCGTCGATGCCGACGTGAGCATCGAAGCGCTGACGTTCAGGACCGTCGAGGCCGGAGAAAAAGCACTGGTCGATGGTT encodes the following:
- a CDS encoding acid phosphatase — protein: MTDHDPHLPPKLDNPDSIDNTNDAPDDPERRRVLTGLAAVGLGLALPGCKTGEALAGNGPPRSAADLRLDAALHDQVKNIVVIYAENRSFANLYGNYPGVQHPLDEVTAEQYVQLDRDGKTPLPRLPAIWGGLVPQAQEVDGKRYMIGEKDLDHLRNRPFQIVDAHGAPLPTGVITRDLIHRFYQNQMQINAGRNNQFAAWGDSGGLVMGHYRNSADSLRLWNLAQQHTLCDNFFMAAFGGSWLNHIFLISAQAPYYPDIHNSPARKMVSVVEGDDPTGTRLKLAPNSPASALDGPPKFVNDGAFTADGYAVNTMAPPYQPSSVRPAEGGDPAFADPSDPRVMPPQNYATIGDRLTARGIDWAWYSGAWQFALDHRDTGSMPDFQYHHQPFNYFANYAPGTAARRRYLRDGGMGNDASTNRLIADIDAGRLPTVTFYKPQGDLNMHAGYADVASGDRHIATLIEHIQRGPQWQNTVVIVTVDENGGWWDHVAPPIGDRWGPGSRVPALVISPLAKKGYVDHTVYDTNSILRFISRVHGLAPLDGVVARDKAFASNGLAPLGDLTASLDLA
- a CDS encoding DUF3564 domain-containing protein, coding for MRLTILINGSDPTVSHDYAVLWLDTDEHRWSREAHQGIDLPPWGELRDENGVTTLCAPSADAPLCTLRGLHVDRKERVSAAQGAAAWTALRTRKATSGFWRLQAVDRQKTRAENSVFGN
- a CDS encoding DNA/RNA non-specific endonuclease, producing the protein MKKWLACLFLAVAAHAGAAPSCTSFTPNAQWPVLTNQKMAPKTRMLCYSDFAVLHSGITHGPLWSAEHLTREHIEEAKDMVRTNKFFEDARLPEGEGATLADYKRSGFDRGHMSPAGNRWNNEAMAQSFSLANVVPQDRQNNQRLWARIETAVRKIALAYDDTYVVTGPLFTGQQLQTIGPTRVFVPTQLYKVVYVPSRQLAFAVVVDNVATNRYDMRTIHELEAMSGIRFPGIPDNLKDQRPGGLKGV